A part of Candidatus Bathyarchaeota archaeon genomic DNA contains:
- a CDS encoding acyl-CoA/acyl-ACP dehydrogenase: protein MDFAFTEEQILFRKSVREWCSKELTLEKVRETDTKGEIPREIIKGLADLGLLLMTVPEEHGGAGVDWTTACIAAEELGYADISIAVPVFFLVETAWGFVTDKHCTEQVREEVIRKAAKGEAFIGIASTEAGGGSDVAAIKSTGTRNGDHWILNGEKTYISGTEEAKRLGGGHFTLVRTSPPPPEASHRGMTAFYLPINAPGVETGKRFEEMGRMAISTGSIAMDNVRLPDAYRIGEEGKGFYLAMEGFDNARLLIGATCLGAAQRALELGMQYIKERKAFRNPIGKYEGIQFDLADLWAELEALRSLVYRTAWMNDEKYKRGRFTTLEVTKYISAVKLKVPPFTFKVFEHVMLWMGAWGYTKDCPLEMGLRGIMSYYIGAEGTMNIQRIIIARELLGREYIPYK, encoded by the coding sequence GTGGATTTTGCTTTCACTGAAGAGCAAATACTTTTCCGTAAGTCTGTCCGCGAATGGTGCAGCAAAGAGCTTACACTAGAAAAAGTTAGGGAAACGGACACAAAAGGCGAAATTCCAAGAGAGATCATTAAGGGCTTAGCTGATTTAGGGCTGTTGCTTATGACGGTGCCTGAAGAACATGGTGGTGCAGGCGTAGATTGGACAACCGCATGTATCGCAGCTGAGGAGTTAGGCTACGCTGACATAAGCATAGCTGTACCCGTGTTTTTCTTGGTGGAAACTGCATGGGGTTTTGTAACAGACAAGCACTGCACTGAGCAGGTCAGAGAGGAGGTTATACGGAAAGCCGCTAAGGGAGAAGCGTTCATAGGCATAGCATCAACCGAAGCTGGCGGCGGCTCAGACGTTGCCGCAATAAAGTCTACGGGAACAAGGAATGGGGACCATTGGATTTTGAACGGCGAGAAAACCTATATAAGTGGAACCGAGGAAGCCAAAAGGCTTGGCGGAGGACACTTCACACTTGTTAGAACTTCGCCCCCACCGCCTGAGGCAAGCCATCGAGGTATGACAGCCTTTTACTTGCCTATAAACGCGCCAGGTGTGGAGACAGGCAAACGTTTCGAAGAGATGGGGCGAATGGCGATTTCCACAGGCAGTATAGCCATGGATAATGTTAGGCTGCCTGACGCTTACCGCATAGGCGAGGAAGGCAAAGGCTTCTATTTAGCCATGGAAGGATTCGACAATGCTAGACTGCTTATAGGCGCAACATGCCTTGGTGCAGCTCAAAGAGCCCTAGAGCTTGGTATGCAATATATCAAGGAGCGTAAAGCCTTCAGAAATCCTATTGGCAAGTATGAGGGCATTCAATTCGATTTAGCAGACTTGTGGGCTGAACTTGAAGCTTTAAGGTCGCTTGTTTATCGTACAGCATGGATGAATGACGAAAAATACAAACGAGGACGATTCACAACACTGGAAGTTACAAAGTACATCTCAGCCGTCAAATTGAAAGTGCCGCCCTTCACCTTCAAAGTTTTCGAACATGTTATGCTCTGGATGGGAGCATGGGGCTACACAAAAGACTGCCCACTGGAAATGGGGTTGCGAGGCATAATGTCCTATTACATAGGAGCTGAAGGCACCATGAATATCCAGAGAATAATTATAGCAAGAGAACTCCTAGGCAGAGAGTACATACCCTACAAATAA
- a CDS encoding site-specific integrase, with translation MGSKYAHLLNDADVKRWFENLAAKSIVTATVYLRTLGFYCELNKTDPKAILKAAKTKAFRDDFTDFIRRMEREGKAGSYLSRFKKVLNSWLSYNGVNVKLKVNIRGESDTPRIADERVPNKEELDRILRMATPRGRVSIALMAFSGLRPESIGNYDGSDGLKLGDFVEAEIRPDGIEFAKIPSMLVVRKSLSKARHQYFTFVPQQTITYIEEYLEERVKQGEELSKDSPLLGFDPRGVKKNRFLRTTLVTRDIREAILRAGFKWRPYVLRAYCDTNMIIAESKGKISHPYLQFIMGHKGDIEARYSTNKGVLPPNMIEDMRKAYKECEPFLSTATQPLEQSSIIKEAKIEALKSMAKSLLGIDLLDVKVAKERQIGRELNKDEELELYEKELKKLREGKHNPQRIIHERELGKYLAKGWQFVSVLPSQKILIKKY, from the coding sequence ATGGGGTCTAAGTACGCGCATCTGCTTAATGATGCGGATGTCAAGCGTTGGTTTGAAAATTTGGCCGCTAAGTCCATTGTCACCGCTACTGTCTATCTTAGGACTCTGGGTTTCTACTGCGAGCTTAACAAGACTGATCCAAAGGCAATTCTTAAAGCCGCCAAAACCAAGGCTTTCAGGGATGACTTCACAGACTTTATTAGGCGTATGGAGCGTGAGGGCAAGGCTGGCTCCTACCTGTCCAGGTTCAAGAAAGTGCTTAACTCTTGGCTTTCCTATAATGGCGTTAACGTAAAGCTTAAAGTTAACATCAGAGGCGAGTCTGATACGCCACGAATAGCCGATGAGCGCGTGCCAAACAAAGAAGAGCTGGACAGAATCCTCAGAATGGCCACGCCCAGAGGAAGAGTTTCAATAGCCCTAATGGCTTTCAGCGGTTTAAGGCCTGAGAGCATAGGCAATTATGATGGAAGCGACGGCTTGAAACTTGGAGACTTTGTTGAGGCTGAAATCCGCCCAGACGGTATAGAATTCGCAAAAATTCCATCAATGCTCGTGGTAAGGAAAAGCCTCAGCAAAGCTAGGCACCAATACTTCACATTCGTTCCGCAGCAAACAATAACCTACATTGAGGAGTATTTGGAGGAGCGAGTTAAACAAGGCGAAGAATTGAGTAAAGATTCCCCATTACTGGGCTTTGACCCTAGAGGGGTTAAAAAGAACAGGTTTTTGAGGACAACCTTAGTGACGAGGGATATTCGCGAAGCCATTTTGAGGGCCGGCTTCAAGTGGAGGCCTTATGTCTTGAGGGCTTACTGCGACACAAACATGATCATAGCCGAGTCTAAAGGTAAAATCAGCCACCCATATCTGCAGTTTATTATGGGGCATAAGGGCGACATAGAAGCCAGATACAGCACAAACAAGGGCGTACTGCCGCCAAACATGATCGAGGACATGCGCAAAGCCTACAAAGAATGCGAGCCCTTCCTAAGCACGGCAACCCAACCCCTAGAACAATCAAGCATAATTAAGGAAGCCAAAATTGAAGCTTTGAAAAGTATGGCCAAAAGCCTCCTTGGAATAGACCTGCTTGACGTTAAGGTTGCAAAAGAAAGGCAGATTGGAAGAGAACTAAACAAGGACGAAGAACTCGAGCTTTACGAGAAAGAGCTGAAAAAACTAAGAGAGGGAAAACACAACCCACAAAGAATAATACATGAAAGAGAGCTTGGAAAATATTTGGCAAAAGGGTGGCAATTCGTAAGCGTACTACCATCACAAAAAATCCTAATCAAAAAATACTAA
- the deoC gene encoding deoxyribose-phosphate aldolase — protein sequence MVVSRELLAKLIDSTMVKATATRSEVEKLCREAVQYGFRCVIVNPVYVRLAASRLRGTDVKVGSTVGFPFGVSLSDIKALEAVKAVEDGACELDMVMNLSAFKSGDYDLVKRDIEAVVAVKRLYSDIIVKVIIETPLLTNEEKVAACKIVKEVGADFVKTSTGLFGKGVTVEDVKLMRQVVGKDFGVKAAGGIRTYTDAIAMIEAGANRIGTSAATAIIQGAP from the coding sequence TTGGTTGTTTCGAGAGAGCTATTGGCCAAGCTTATTGATTCCACAATGGTTAAGGCTACAGCCACAAGGAGTGAAGTTGAAAAGCTTTGCCGAGAAGCTGTCCAGTATGGTTTTAGATGCGTCATTGTGAACCCCGTTTATGTGCGTCTTGCAGCGTCTAGATTGAGGGGCACAGATGTCAAGGTTGGCTCCACAGTGGGTTTTCCATTTGGGGTTTCTTTGTCCGACATTAAGGCTTTGGAGGCTGTTAAAGCTGTAGAGGATGGGGCATGTGAGCTTGACATGGTTATGAACCTCAGCGCTTTCAAATCCGGCGACTATGATCTGGTTAAGCGGGACATCGAAGCGGTAGTGGCGGTAAAACGATTATATAGCGACATAATCGTTAAAGTGATAATTGAAACTCCATTACTAACAAATGAAGAGAAGGTTGCCGCATGTAAGATTGTTAAGGAGGTTGGGGCGGACTTCGTTAAAACTTCTACGGGTCTTTTTGGCAAAGGTGTCACGGTGGAGGATGTCAAGCTTATGCGTCAAGTTGTTGGAAAAGATTTTGGAGTTAAAGCTGCCGGCGGTATAAGAACTTATACGGATGCTATAGCCATGATTGAGGCGGGCGCCAACCGCATAGGAACAAGCGCTGCAACAGCGATAATTCAAGGTGCACCATAA
- a CDS encoding histone deacetylase, giving the protein MKPKIVFSEKCLEYGSWHIESPRRVQIAYEILKEKGYEFVEPEPASEEDLLKVHSVEYIQLLKRGNIEDPDTPAYENIYEYARLSAGGAILAAKINGFSLMRPPGHHAGKFGAALGAYTKGFCYINNISVAVKHLGKPTLILDIDGHHGNGTQEIFLRDPKVIFISLHRYPHYPGTGVNSEDNCLNFPLPADCGETVYLKTLEEAIKRVNMQKIEVIAVSAGFDAYVGDLASLGLTEKTYRKIGEMLASFGKPTFFVLEGGYVGENVGKCVDELLKAFSQHSGR; this is encoded by the coding sequence ATGAAGCCGAAGATAGTATTTTCTGAAAAATGTTTGGAGTATGGATCGTGGCATATTGAGAGCCCGAGGCGGGTGCAAATAGCCTACGAAATATTAAAGGAAAAAGGCTACGAGTTTGTCGAACCCGAACCAGCAAGCGAAGAAGACTTACTTAAAGTTCATAGTGTAGAATATATTCAACTGCTTAAGCGAGGTAACATTGAAGACCCTGATACTCCAGCCTACGAAAACATTTATGAATACGCGAGGCTCTCTGCGGGAGGAGCCATCCTAGCCGCAAAAATAAACGGTTTCTCCCTGATGAGGCCGCCGGGACACCATGCTGGCAAATTTGGCGCTGCTTTGGGAGCCTACACAAAGGGTTTTTGTTATATAAACAACATCTCCGTAGCCGTTAAACACCTAGGCAAGCCCACACTGATTTTAGACATTGACGGCCATCATGGAAACGGCACACAGGAAATTTTCTTAAGGGACCCGAAAGTTATCTTTATTTCCCTGCATAGGTATCCTCACTATCCGGGAACCGGCGTCAATTCTGAGGATAATTGCCTAAATTTTCCATTGCCGGCGGATTGTGGAGAGACAGTTTACCTAAAAACTCTTGAGGAAGCCATAAAAAGGGTGAATATGCAGAAAATTGAGGTTATTGCTGTTTCAGCTGGATTCGATGCTTACGTTGGAGATTTGGCTTCTTTAGGGTTAACTGAGAAAACTTACAGAAAAATAGGTGAGATGCTGGCTTCTTTCGGTAAGCCAACGTTTTTCGTTTTGGAGGGTGGCTATGTCGGCGAGAACGTTGGAAAGTGTGTGGATGAGCTGCTTAAAGCGTTCAGCCAGCACTCCGGACGTTAA
- a CDS encoding arginine--tRNA ligase encodes MISENPLAELKKECEALLEEAISKLQIENLPTKKFTFEKPPIWDFGQLATSICFEIARHMDEKPLILAHRLVQAMDKSKYSLVKEATAAGGGYINFYVNFERFSALTIESVRKLDADYGLVKVEKPLRIIVEHTSVNPLHPIHIGQARNPMLGDALARILSARGHTVFRHYYVDDVGRQTAVIAYGYEKLERPKPMEKSDHFIGKIYTITSCLVEINRLKRELERAKTVSAEEEILKINRELDDWMSIAFELKQKHPELFEKLLQKIGEDQDPEERISELNRAYEAGDEKAKKLIREVSQLCLEGFKETLSRAGVFYDSWDWESDLVWNGLVAETLQKLKQTPYVSVLGGVLEFEAGKVVEDLNLREKLGLRKDYEVPSLTLVRADGTTLYTTRDIAYTLWKFRKAERCINVIGMEQSLAQLQLKIALYALGYGKYAENLTHFAYNLVTLPGYKMSSRRGRYITLDEVLDEATRRAYEEVSKRSPQLSEGEKHRVAEIVGIGAVRYALVEVDPAKPVEFNWDRVLNFEKNSAPYIQYSHARACSIMRKAARKPEKPDYSLLKERLEHELVFALAEFPENFVEAAETLKPNLIAEYANALADKFNTFYNGFPVIKAEPPELSDARLALVDAVRIVLRNALNLIGITAPERM; translated from the coding sequence ATGATCTCAGAAAACCCTTTGGCTGAACTGAAAAAAGAATGCGAAGCCTTACTGGAAGAAGCTATAAGCAAACTCCAAATAGAAAACTTGCCTACAAAAAAGTTCACCTTTGAAAAGCCTCCAATCTGGGATTTTGGGCAACTTGCCACATCCATCTGCTTTGAAATTGCAAGACACATGGATGAAAAGCCTCTGATTCTGGCGCATCGTCTGGTCCAAGCTATGGACAAGTCAAAGTACTCGCTTGTGAAGGAAGCCACAGCAGCTGGTGGAGGTTACATAAACTTTTACGTTAACTTTGAACGTTTTTCAGCCTTGACAATAGAATCCGTCCGAAAATTAGACGCTGACTATGGACTAGTTAAAGTTGAAAAACCATTGAGGATTATTGTTGAGCATACGAGTGTGAATCCGCTTCATCCAATTCACATTGGACAAGCTAGAAACCCCATGTTAGGTGACGCCCTTGCACGCATCTTATCTGCGAGAGGACACACGGTGTTCCGTCACTATTACGTGGACGACGTTGGAAGACAAACAGCCGTAATTGCATATGGATATGAGAAGCTCGAAAGACCAAAACCAATGGAAAAGTCAGATCACTTCATAGGAAAAATCTACACTATAACAAGCTGCCTCGTCGAAATAAACAGGCTTAAACGAGAACTTGAAAGGGCGAAGACTGTTTCAGCTGAAGAAGAAATCCTAAAAATCAATAGAGAACTTGACGATTGGATGTCCATAGCATTTGAACTGAAACAAAAACATCCGGAACTTTTTGAAAAGCTTCTACAAAAGATAGGTGAAGACCAGGATCCGGAAGAAAGAATAAGCGAGCTAAACAGAGCCTATGAAGCCGGAGACGAAAAGGCTAAAAAGCTCATCCGTGAAGTGAGCCAACTATGCCTTGAAGGTTTCAAGGAAACATTGAGCCGAGCTGGTGTGTTTTATGATTCTTGGGACTGGGAAAGTGACCTTGTGTGGAATGGACTGGTCGCAGAAACTCTTCAGAAACTTAAACAAACGCCTTACGTTTCCGTTCTTGGTGGTGTTCTCGAATTTGAAGCCGGAAAAGTTGTTGAAGACTTGAACCTACGAGAAAAACTTGGCTTAAGAAAGGACTATGAAGTGCCAAGTTTAACGCTTGTCCGAGCTGATGGCACAACGTTGTATACTACCAGAGACATAGCCTACACTTTATGGAAGTTTAGGAAAGCTGAAAGATGTATAAACGTCATTGGAATGGAGCAATCGCTTGCACAGCTTCAATTAAAAATAGCATTATACGCCTTGGGCTACGGCAAATACGCCGAAAACCTGACCCACTTCGCATATAACTTGGTAACTTTGCCAGGCTACAAAATGTCAAGCCGTCGAGGACGCTACATAACCTTAGACGAAGTTTTAGACGAAGCCACGAGAAGAGCTTACGAAGAGGTCTCAAAGCGTTCACCCCAGCTTTCTGAAGGGGAAAAACATAGGGTTGCTGAAATTGTGGGCATAGGTGCTGTCCGTTACGCGCTTGTGGAAGTTGACCCAGCTAAACCAGTCGAATTTAACTGGGACCGCGTTTTAAACTTTGAGAAGAACAGTGCACCTTACATTCAGTACTCGCATGCACGAGCATGCAGCATAATGCGTAAGGCTGCAAGAAAACCTGAAAAACCGGATTACAGCCTCCTAAAGGAAAGGCTTGAGCACGAACTTGTTTTCGCTCTTGCAGAATTTCCGGAAAACTTTGTTGAAGCTGCTGAAACCCTTAAACCAAACCTCATAGCTGAATACGCAAACGCTCTGGCCGATAAATTCAACACGTTTTACAATGGCTTTCCAGTTATTAAAGCTGAACCGCCCGAACTTAGCGACGCAAGACTGGCGCTTGTTGATGCTGTCCGAATAGTTTTAAGAAACGCCCTAAACCTTATAGGAATAACAGCGCCAGAAAGAATGTAA
- a CDS encoding DegT/DnrJ/EryC1/StrS family aminotransferase — protein sequence MIPINAPQIGEKEIEAVVKVLKSGVLTHGLGTGPMVRKFEVEFARFMRSKYAVAVNSGTAALHMAVVATGVKRGNEVVLPSFTFVATAEAVVLAGARPVFVDIDPETYTISPEEVEKAITKRTKAIVAVDLYGAPADMKPIREIADKYGLKVIEDAAQAHGAVYDGKPVGAYADVTCWSFYGSKNMTTGEGGMITTNDGDLAEKLRLIRCHGERQKYTSNLIGHNYRMPEIEAAIGLVQLEKLPGFLAARMKNAERLTAKLCTAEKLQLPREQPNCKNSWYLYTVRLKGAPRQKRDAVVEQLKSKGIGTEVYYPWPIHLMLPYRRFRRLKLTETERTSEQVFSLPVHPGVKVEQIDFIAENVLNLI from the coding sequence TTGATTCCAATAAACGCTCCGCAGATAGGGGAAAAAGAAATTGAAGCTGTTGTCAAAGTTTTGAAAAGCGGTGTACTCACCCATGGGCTTGGCACTGGTCCGATGGTTAGAAAATTTGAAGTGGAATTTGCAAGGTTTATGAGATCGAAATATGCCGTGGCCGTCAACAGCGGAACCGCTGCCCTTCACATGGCCGTTGTTGCGACTGGTGTAAAACGCGGAAATGAGGTGGTTCTTCCAAGCTTCACGTTTGTGGCAACAGCGGAGGCAGTGGTGCTAGCTGGAGCAAGGCCTGTCTTTGTAGATATAGACCCTGAAACTTACACTATTTCCCCAGAAGAGGTTGAAAAGGCTATAACAAAACGGACGAAGGCCATAGTCGCCGTAGACCTGTACGGTGCACCAGCAGATATGAAGCCGATACGGGAAATAGCGGACAAGTATGGATTAAAAGTCATAGAGGATGCAGCTCAGGCCCATGGCGCTGTTTACGATGGCAAGCCAGTTGGCGCTTATGCTGATGTTACTTGTTGGAGTTTTTATGGCAGCAAAAACATGACCACCGGCGAGGGCGGTATGATAACAACAAATGACGGCGATTTAGCCGAGAAATTAAGGCTCATACGCTGCCACGGAGAACGGCAAAAATACACATCGAACCTTATAGGCCATAACTACAGAATGCCAGAAATCGAAGCAGCCATAGGCCTTGTTCAACTGGAAAAATTACCGGGGTTTCTAGCTGCGCGAATGAAAAACGCTGAAAGGCTTACCGCAAAACTCTGTACAGCGGAAAAACTGCAACTGCCGAGGGAGCAACCCAACTGCAAAAACAGCTGGTACCTCTATACTGTCAGACTTAAAGGAGCCCCCAGACAGAAGCGAGACGCGGTTGTTGAGCAACTCAAGAGCAAGGGAATTGGCACCGAGGTATACTATCCTTGGCCAATCCATCTAATGCTCCCGTACCGCAGATTCAGGCGATTGAAGCTTACCGAAACAGAAAGAACATCAGAGCAAGTGTTTTCGCTTCCAGTTCACCCGGGCGTAAAAGTCGAGCAAATCGACTTCATAGCAGAGAATGTGCTAAATCTTATCTAA
- a CDS encoding TrpB-like pyridoxal phosphate-dependent enzyme codes for MGVKLQKNEYFILLSQDDIPTAWYNIQADLPEPLPPPLDPTTLEPIDPKLLERIFAKELIRQEISTERFIKIPDAVLDAYLRLPRPTPLYRARRLEKFLKTPAKIYFKFENFSPTGSHKTNTAIAQAYYNKEQGIKRLVTETGAGQWGTALAFACTIFGLKCRIYMVRVSYTQKPGRRTIAQLYGAEMFPSPSDQTEFGRKLLRENPNHPGTLGIAISEALEDTLNHEDTRYSLGSVLNHVLLHQSIIGLEAKKQFEIIGEYPDIVCGCIGGGSNYGGFCFPFMMDKLKGKVDTEFVACESKAVPHTTKGVYTYDFGDTAKLTPLLKMLTLGHEYACPPIHAGGLRYHGMAPLISYLITKGYMRSVAYHQTEVFKAAQILAQTEGLIIAPETAHSLKFVIDEALRCREKGEKKVIAMNYSGHGLLDIGAYEQFLAGKLADYEPEKIEVPTIAPKK; via the coding sequence ATGGGCGTTAAACTTCAGAAAAACGAATACTTCATTCTGTTGAGTCAAGATGATATTCCCACGGCGTGGTACAATATTCAGGCAGACCTTCCAGAACCACTTCCACCACCTTTGGATCCAACGACATTGGAGCCCATAGATCCAAAATTGTTAGAGAGAATATTTGCAAAAGAGCTTATAAGGCAGGAAATTTCGACAGAACGCTTCATAAAAATTCCAGATGCAGTTTTAGATGCCTATTTACGGTTACCTCGTCCTACACCATTGTATAGAGCGAGGCGACTTGAGAAGTTCTTGAAAACGCCAGCGAAAATATACTTTAAGTTCGAGAATTTCAGCCCCACCGGAAGCCATAAGACTAACACGGCTATAGCTCAAGCTTACTACAACAAGGAACAGGGCATAAAACGGCTTGTAACCGAAACTGGCGCTGGACAATGGGGCACCGCTTTGGCTTTTGCATGCACTATTTTCGGTTTAAAATGCCGCATATACATGGTTCGCGTTAGCTATACGCAGAAGCCTGGCAGAAGAACCATAGCTCAGCTTTACGGCGCTGAAATGTTTCCGTCGCCAAGCGACCAAACCGAGTTTGGAAGAAAACTTTTGAGGGAAAACCCCAATCATCCAGGCACTTTAGGCATTGCCATAAGCGAAGCCTTAGAAGACACGCTAAACCATGAGGATACGCGCTATTCTTTAGGTTCAGTGTTAAACCATGTATTGTTACACCAGTCCATCATAGGCTTAGAGGCTAAAAAACAATTTGAGATTATAGGTGAATATCCGGACATTGTGTGTGGCTGCATAGGCGGCGGCTCCAACTATGGCGGTTTCTGTTTTCCCTTCATGATGGACAAGCTTAAGGGCAAAGTTGACACTGAGTTTGTTGCCTGCGAGTCTAAAGCTGTTCCACATACGACAAAGGGCGTTTACACCTACGACTTCGGAGATACGGCCAAGCTTACACCCCTCCTGAAAATGTTGACGTTAGGACATGAGTATGCATGTCCGCCAATTCACGCCGGAGGCTTAAGATATCATGGGATGGCGCCCTTAATATCCTATCTGATAACAAAAGGATATATGCGGTCTGTTGCATATCACCAGACAGAAGTGTTCAAGGCAGCTCAAATATTAGCCCAAACAGAGGGCCTAATAATTGCACCAGAAACAGCTCACAGCTTAAAATTCGTCATAGACGAGGCTCTGCGGTGCCGAGAAAAAGGCGAAAAGAAGGTTATAGCCATGAACTACAGCGGCCACGGTCTATTGGACATCGGTGCTTATGAACAATTCCTTGCAGGCAAACTTGCAGATTATGAGCCTGAAAAAATAGAAGTTCCAACTATTGCTCCCAAAAAATAA
- a CDS encoding DUF128 domain-containing protein — protein sequence MVKSAEEISRLETEILRVLSESAEHVGSRLLQRELEKRGFFLSERTVRYHLQLLELKGLVAGHERSGRTITSQGLEELSRALVSQRVGFVITRFLSMACSVTYDYIADSGMVVANVSLVDKSFHDRMLEIVRDLHLANLLLAPYIKVLDENEEYQNIVVPEGKICLLTICDLTVDGVLIRSGIPLFFRYGGLVQVVNGKPLRFVDMISYEGTTISPLELFIRSNQTSVLKVVKTGSGVLPVGMREIVAEARERTHKIVTTLKERGWGGVLAFGVPNEPVLGVPVSMDRFGLCMVGGLALAAALLEGGAKIETFASHCLVPIEEMKRI from the coding sequence ATGGTTAAGTCTGCTGAGGAGATTTCTAGGTTGGAAACTGAGATATTGAGGGTTTTGAGTGAGTCGGCCGAGCATGTCGGGTCGAGGTTGCTTCAGCGGGAATTGGAGAAGAGGGGTTTCTTTCTGAGTGAGAGGACTGTGAGGTATCATCTTCAATTGCTGGAGCTAAAAGGTTTAGTTGCTGGGCATGAGCGAAGTGGAAGGACTATAACCAGTCAAGGGTTGGAGGAGCTTAGCAGGGCTTTGGTTTCTCAGAGGGTTGGTTTTGTTATAACCCGTTTCTTATCGATGGCTTGTTCGGTTACATATGACTATATTGCAGATTCCGGGATGGTGGTTGCGAATGTTTCTCTTGTGGATAAGTCTTTTCATGATAGAATGTTGGAGATAGTAAGGGATTTACACCTTGCGAATTTGCTTTTGGCTCCCTACATTAAGGTTTTAGATGAGAATGAAGAGTATCAAAATATTGTTGTTCCTGAGGGAAAGATTTGTCTTCTCACAATTTGCGATCTGACTGTGGACGGAGTGCTTATCCGTTCCGGGATTCCATTATTTTTTAGGTATGGCGGTTTGGTTCAAGTGGTGAATGGTAAACCTTTACGTTTTGTTGATATGATATCCTATGAGGGGACGACGATTTCTCCGCTTGAGCTTTTCATTAGAAGCAACCAGACTTCGGTTTTGAAAGTTGTTAAAACTGGATCTGGTGTTTTGCCTGTGGGCATGAGGGAGATCGTGGCTGAAGCTAGGGAAAGAACACATAAAATTGTTACGACGTTGAAGGAAAGGGGGTGGGGAGGCGTTTTAGCTTTTGGCGTTCCTAATGAACCTGTGCTCGGTGTGCCAGTGTCCATGGATAGGTTTGGGTTATGTATGGTTGGTGGACTTGCCCTAGCAGCAGCCCTCTTGGAGGGAGGAGCAAAAATTGAAACTTTTGCTTCTCATTGTTTGGTTCCCATTGAGGAAATGAAAAGAATATGA
- a CDS encoding amino acid-binding protein — MWNTIKQHLENYPERLKVARILVENGLTVKNGKIYLNEIEIPRARIAKAAGVDRRTVNETLKAIRANRELRQIFEGLRSAGHSLKEIARHLGFGVVEITPADARTPGILANSAMILAKNGLSIRQAIVDDPELSPEPKLTLIVEKKIPGELIPEFLKVKGVAKVSVY, encoded by the coding sequence ATGTGGAATACTATAAAACAACATTTAGAAAACTACCCGGAGAGGCTAAAGGTGGCTCGAATCCTTGTGGAAAACGGCTTAACCGTCAAAAACGGAAAAATCTATCTAAACGAGATTGAAATTCCACGAGCGCGAATAGCTAAAGCCGCCGGCGTGGATAGGAGAACCGTAAACGAAACATTAAAAGCTATAAGGGCTAATAGGGAACTTCGTCAAATCTTTGAAGGGTTAAGATCAGCTGGGCATTCCTTAAAGGAAATTGCGCGCCATCTTGGATTTGGAGTGGTTGAGATAACCCCTGCAGACGCGAGAACACCGGGTATATTGGCTAATTCAGCTATGATACTGGCAAAAAACGGTTTAAGTATAAGACAGGCAATTGTGGATGATCCGGAGCTTTCCCCAGAGCCAAAGCTGACGCTTATTGTTGAGAAGAAGATTCCTGGAGAACTTATCCCTGAGTTCTTAAAGGTTAAGGGTGTCGCCAAAGTTTCCGTCTATTAG
- a CDS encoding DUF998 domain-containing protein: protein MKHFNGKAAGALIFVGAVQFILSMLIAECLYPNYSVSSNYISDLGKLDAASAPVFNTSVFVLGFTVVIGTYFLRRTIRGKVFLGFLVLCGIGAMGVGIFPEDFGILHTIVSLIAFLFGALSAIASHGYQKPPLSYFAVVLGLTSLAALVMFATNIYLGLGKGGMERMIAYPVLLWAIAFGGHLMKE, encoded by the coding sequence ATGAAGCATTTTAATGGTAAAGCGGCTGGAGCCTTAATATTCGTCGGTGCTGTCCAGTTTATTTTAAGCATGTTAATTGCTGAATGCCTTTATCCTAACTATAGCGTTTCAAGCAATTACATAAGCGACTTAGGAAAATTAGACGCTGCATCTGCTCCGGTTTTCAACACGTCGGTTTTCGTGCTTGGGTTTACGGTTGTAATTGGCACTTATTTTCTGAGACGAACTATCCGCGGAAAGGTTTTCCTAGGCTTCCTAGTTTTGTGCGGAATAGGTGCCATGGGTGTTGGAATATTTCCAGAAGACTTTGGCATATTGCACACAATAGTCTCCTTAATTGCATTTCTATTCGGAGCTTTATCCGCCATAGCCTCCCATGGATATCAGAAGCCGCCTTTATCTTATTTCGCTGTAGTTTTGGGCTTAACTTCACTGGCGGCGCTTGTGATGTTCGCCACAAACATTTACCTAGGGTTGGGCAAAGGTGGAATGGAACGCATGATAGCCTATCCGGTGTTGCTTTGGGCTATAGCATTCGGTGGACATTTAATGAAAGAGTAG